A part of Candidatus Deferrimicrobium borealis genomic DNA contains:
- a CDS encoding ATP-grasp domain-containing protein: protein MIPLAAKGVRVAVLYTSVFEALKDVKEEIREDMDLAVNARSVAEALRSAGHDASTHTFEKDPAELISRLRSSGSEAVFNLSECPDLSPEKELHACALLELLRLPYTGNGPLALGICNSKALAKQLMIANGIATPRFRLYTGDPAGDPGLSYPLVVKPANEDGSAGITEDSVVADLAGLRRQVKWLRDGFRQDSLVEEFVDGREFNVGVLGNGTAADPYRSLPPAELVYRNPRWRLCTYESKWDATHPSYAEIAPVCPANASPETTARLSEITLACARIFGLAGYARVDFRMNAEGDPFVLEVNPNPDISPDAGMARAARAAGLTYPDLILEILRLGLALGAR from the coding sequence ATGATCCCCCTCGCGGCGAAGGGAGTGCGCGTCGCCGTCCTGTACACCTCCGTCTTCGAGGCCCTCAAGGACGTGAAGGAGGAGATCCGGGAGGACATGGACCTGGCGGTCAACGCGAGGTCGGTAGCGGAGGCCCTTCGTTCCGCCGGACACGATGCGTCGACGCACACGTTCGAAAAGGACCCGGCGGAGCTGATCTCGCGGCTGCGCTCCTCGGGGTCCGAGGCGGTCTTCAACCTGAGCGAGTGCCCGGACCTCTCCCCGGAAAAGGAGCTGCACGCCTGCGCGCTCCTCGAACTGCTCCGCCTGCCGTACACCGGGAACGGGCCGCTCGCGCTGGGGATCTGCAACAGCAAGGCGCTCGCCAAGCAGCTGATGATCGCCAACGGGATCGCCACCCCGCGCTTCCGCCTCTACACCGGCGATCCGGCCGGGGATCCGGGGCTTTCGTACCCGCTGGTCGTGAAACCGGCGAACGAGGACGGCTCGGCCGGGATCACCGAAGACAGCGTCGTCGCCGACCTCGCCGGCCTGCGCCGGCAGGTGAAGTGGCTGCGGGACGGGTTCCGGCAGGATTCCCTCGTCGAGGAGTTCGTGGACGGGCGGGAGTTCAACGTCGGCGTGCTCGGGAACGGCACGGCGGCCGATCCGTACCGGTCGCTCCCCCCGGCGGAGCTCGTGTACCGGAACCCGCGGTGGCGTCTTTGCACCTACGAATCGAAGTGGGACGCGACGCACCCCTCGTACGCGGAGATCGCACCGGTCTGTCCCGCCAACGCTTCGCCGGAAACCACCGCGCGGCTCTCGGAGATCACCCTTGCCTGCGCGCGGATCTTCGGGCTCGCCGGCTACGCCCGGGTCGACTTCCGGATGAACGCGGAAGGGGATCCGTTCGTCCTCGAGGTGAACCCGAACCCCGACATCTCGCCCGACGCCGGGATGGCGCGCGCGGCGCGCGCGGCGGGGCTCACCTATCCGGACCTCATCCTCGAGATCCTGCGGCTGGGCCTGGCCCTGGGGGCGCGGTGA
- a CDS encoding UvrD-helicase domain-containing protein, producing the protein MKENREKAANEFRRDLAVDASAGTGKTSTLVARATNLFLALPDLSTDHVLLLTFTDKAAAEMKARVTEGWERLFAATQETDSIDEVGRRAEAWNPLARVPATVYPDFATLRRRVEEMVDGVGRLSVTTFHSFCARVLRSFPAEAGVDPLFEVLPETAAADAWDAAFRKFLQGEFGEEEVFPEWERILSRLPDPSKAWWVIRRLCLFQRDLLRGPAADFGSPGDFLNFLVREYVSSVEYFRSFVGGIQAPADDPAAVAFREALRVLQPAWEAVTRGDLAAAADLAGEGTAAFSLDLRKSTSKKKFPRPEGPMLSEVRDALLRFWKQVAEVPAGDAAARFLVARAGAALASYEAAKGSGLDFMDLLLRASALLAGNPAVARRLGERYRHIFVDEFQDTDPLQAGVLRAIAADAAPGRLFVVGDPKQSIYGFRRADIQVYRKFREGMVDAGGEDIPLTRNFRSRPDLLATLSGLFSRVLSGGEDFSPAYARVEADRNDPGEGHPVSLYRLDPAVDEAEFLAALVGRIVGSVKVRDRGGVERPATFRDIAVLYRSDASGEVLSGVRAALAAAGIPHVVPSRKGFFLRQEIQDLRIVLSAVDVPADRSAGHAAMKTIFFGLSDEEILPLYGECPGAVPGRAHEAVALLSRLSARRGRASLPDLLATLYAETGVDFVAARIPDGERIVRNLSKAAEMARAFEWVGAGSLKLFLAEIRRKAAEGREEDEVPDFEEGEDAVRLSTIHGAKGLEFPVVILGGISRGGRKGPEGLRADRVRGLSAVIFPGFRTYSAFRQVPGAGRPVTFEEWEREKTVAEERRLLYVAATRAKDRLYLVDGGKGSGSTLRDALREGIEGVPTEGEGRCLVTGLPGERLRLAESGAEGGPAGGELLRVTVTSALAEEAPHPLASLAMPAISGDWTAPAVELPLLPEAPVPVSLAELHDRSRGKRFGEKVHRVFEAYPPVTDPWPPPGAALPVIWDDEEGRRWNAIVDAVRSSPLYRELRSSRVVGTELPLLRVRGFTAGEERADLVVRPPGPAGELRVVDYKTGERDRTLEEAYFVQLREYRDILSEAWRVPVRGTLWYVESGASIEVP; encoded by the coding sequence GTGAAGGAGAACCGGGAAAAGGCGGCGAACGAATTCCGGCGCGACCTCGCCGTCGACGCCTCCGCGGGGACGGGGAAGACGTCCACCCTCGTGGCGCGGGCCACCAACCTTTTCCTTGCCCTCCCGGACCTCTCCACCGACCACGTCCTCCTGCTGACCTTTACCGACAAGGCGGCGGCGGAGATGAAGGCGCGGGTCACGGAGGGGTGGGAGCGGCTCTTCGCGGCGACGCAGGAGACCGACTCCATCGACGAGGTCGGGCGGCGCGCGGAGGCGTGGAACCCGCTCGCCCGCGTTCCCGCGACGGTCTATCCCGACTTCGCGACGCTGCGCCGGCGGGTCGAGGAGATGGTCGACGGCGTGGGCCGCCTCTCCGTGACGACGTTCCACTCGTTCTGCGCACGCGTTCTCCGCTCCTTCCCGGCGGAGGCGGGGGTGGACCCGCTCTTCGAGGTGCTTCCGGAGACCGCGGCGGCGGACGCGTGGGACGCCGCGTTCCGGAAATTTCTGCAGGGGGAGTTCGGGGAGGAGGAGGTCTTCCCGGAGTGGGAGCGGATCCTCTCCCGCCTTCCCGATCCCTCGAAGGCGTGGTGGGTGATCCGCCGCCTCTGCCTCTTCCAGCGCGACCTGCTGCGCGGCCCTGCGGCGGACTTCGGCTCTCCGGGGGACTTCCTCAACTTCCTGGTTCGGGAATACGTCTCTTCCGTGGAATATTTCCGGTCCTTCGTCGGCGGGATCCAGGCTCCGGCGGACGATCCGGCGGCGGTGGCGTTTCGGGAGGCCCTCCGTGTCCTCCAGCCCGCCTGGGAGGCCGTCACCCGCGGGGACCTCGCGGCCGCGGCCGACCTTGCGGGGGAAGGGACGGCGGCCTTTTCTCTGGACCTTCGGAAGTCGACGAGCAAAAAAAAGTTCCCCCGCCCCGAAGGGCCGATGCTGTCCGAGGTTCGCGACGCGCTGCTCCGGTTCTGGAAACAGGTGGCCGAGGTTCCCGCCGGGGACGCCGCGGCCCGCTTCCTCGTGGCGCGGGCCGGTGCCGCCCTGGCTTCGTACGAGGCGGCGAAGGGGAGCGGGCTCGACTTCATGGACCTGCTGTTGCGGGCGAGCGCGCTTCTCGCGGGGAATCCCGCGGTCGCGCGACGGCTCGGCGAGCGGTACCGTCACATCTTCGTGGACGAGTTCCAGGACACGGACCCGCTGCAGGCGGGGGTACTCCGGGCGATCGCCGCCGACGCCGCCCCGGGGCGCCTCTTCGTCGTCGGGGATCCGAAGCAGTCGATCTACGGCTTCCGCCGCGCCGACATCCAGGTGTACAGGAAGTTCCGCGAGGGGATGGTCGACGCCGGGGGGGAGGACATCCCGCTGACCCGCAACTTCCGCAGCCGCCCCGACCTGCTGGCGACGCTCTCCGGTCTCTTCTCCCGCGTCCTCTCCGGAGGGGAAGATTTCTCCCCCGCCTACGCGCGCGTCGAGGCGGACCGGAACGATCCCGGCGAGGGGCATCCCGTCTCGCTCTACCGGCTCGACCCCGCCGTGGACGAGGCGGAGTTCCTCGCGGCGCTGGTCGGGCGGATCGTCGGATCGGTGAAGGTCCGGGATCGCGGCGGCGTCGAACGCCCCGCCACGTTCCGGGACATCGCCGTCCTCTACCGCTCCGACGCCTCCGGAGAAGTGCTGTCGGGGGTTCGCGCGGCTCTCGCGGCCGCGGGGATCCCTCACGTCGTCCCTTCCCGGAAGGGGTTCTTCCTGCGGCAGGAGATCCAGGACTTGCGGATTGTGCTCTCCGCCGTCGATGTCCCCGCCGACCGGTCGGCGGGGCACGCCGCCATGAAGACGATCTTCTTCGGCCTGTCGGACGAGGAGATCCTTCCGCTATATGGAGAGTGCCCGGGGGCGGTGCCGGGCCGCGCGCACGAGGCCGTGGCGCTCCTTTCCCGCCTCTCCGCGCGTCGGGGCCGTGCGTCGCTTCCCGACCTGCTCGCGACCCTGTACGCGGAGACGGGGGTCGATTTCGTCGCGGCGCGGATTCCCGACGGGGAGCGGATCGTCCGGAACCTGTCGAAGGCCGCGGAGATGGCGAGGGCCTTCGAATGGGTCGGCGCCGGTTCCCTCAAACTCTTCCTCGCGGAGATCCGCCGCAAGGCCGCCGAGGGCCGGGAGGAGGACGAGGTCCCCGACTTCGAGGAGGGGGAGGACGCCGTGCGCCTCTCCACGATCCACGGGGCGAAGGGGCTCGAGTTCCCGGTCGTGATCCTCGGGGGGATCTCCCGCGGCGGCAGGAAGGGGCCGGAAGGGTTGCGGGCGGACCGGGTGCGGGGCCTCTCCGCGGTGATCTTCCCCGGCTTCCGGACCTATTCGGCGTTCCGGCAGGTGCCGGGCGCGGGCCGCCCGGTGACGTTCGAGGAGTGGGAGAGGGAGAAGACGGTGGCGGAGGAGCGCCGCCTTCTCTACGTCGCGGCCACCCGCGCCAAGGATCGGCTCTACCTGGTGGACGGGGGAAAGGGGTCCGGCTCGACCCTCCGGGACGCGCTTCGGGAAGGGATCGAGGGAGTCCCAACGGAAGGGGAGGGCCGCTGCCTCGTCACGGGGCTCCCGGGGGAGCGGTTGCGGCTGGCGGAATCCGGGGCAGAGGGGGGACCGGCGGGCGGAGAGCTGCTCCGCGTGACGGTGACGTCGGCCTTGGCGGAGGAGGCTCCGCATCCCCTCGCGTCCCTCGCCATGCCGGCGATCTCCGGGGATTGGACCGCTCCGGCCGTGGAGCTGCCCCTGCTCCCGGAGGCGCCCGTTCCGGTCTCCCTCGCGGAGTTGCACGACCGGTCGCGCGGGAAGCGGTTCGGGGAGAAGGTCCACCGCGTCTTCGAGGCGTATCCGCCGGTGACCGACCCGTGGCCGCCGCCGGGGGCGGCCCTCCCGGTGATCTGGGACGATGAGGAGGGGCGACGGTGGAACGCGATCGTCGACGCCGTCCGCTCCTCTCCCCTGTACCGGGAGCTTCGCTCTTCCCGCGTCGTCGGCACGGAGCTGCCGCTCCTGCGGGTTCGCGGCTTCACTGCGGGCGAGGAGCGCGCCGACCTCGTCGTTCGGCCCCCCGGACCGGCGGGAGAGCTGCGAGTGGTCGATTACAAGACCGGCGAGCGCGACCGGACGCTCGAGGAGGCGTATTTCGTCCAGTTGCGGGAGTATCGCGACATCCTCTCCGAGGCGTGGCGCGTCCCCGTGCGGGGGACCCTGTGGTACGTGGAATCCGGCGCGTCGATCGAAGTGCCGTGA
- a CDS encoding GNAT family N-acetyltransferase: MTRIRRIEPGDREAIRELIAGTNAFKPFEVEVAMELVDVALTQKEQDDYHPYVLVEDDGTVVAYACFGKNAMTTGTFDLYWIATRTDRMGKGYGRSILSFVEEEVRRRGGYLLVIETSSKESYGSTRQFYDKVGCTLAAQLPDYYAIGDDKLIYLKRVR; this comes from the coding sequence GTGACGCGCATCCGCCGCATCGAACCGGGGGACCGCGAGGCGATCCGGGAACTGATCGCCGGAACGAACGCGTTCAAGCCGTTCGAGGTGGAGGTGGCGATGGAGCTGGTCGACGTCGCCCTCACGCAGAAAGAGCAGGACGACTACCACCCGTACGTCCTGGTGGAGGACGACGGCACGGTGGTCGCCTACGCCTGCTTCGGGAAGAACGCGATGACGACGGGGACGTTCGACCTGTACTGGATCGCGACGCGGACGGACCGGATGGGGAAAGGGTACGGACGATCCATCCTGTCGTTCGTCGAGGAGGAGGTCCGGCGGCGCGGGGGGTACCTCCTGGTGATCGAGACGTCGTCGAAGGAGAGCTACGGCTCCACCCGGCAATTCTACGACAAGGTCGGCTGCACCCTCGCCGCGCAGCTTCCCGACTACTACGCGATCGGCGACGACAAGCTCATCTACCTGAAGCGCGTCCGCTGA